In a genomic window of Octadecabacter temperatus:
- a CDS encoding ferredoxin--NADP reductase, with amino-acid sequence MTEMKPVTDTSTATKAVPALPDAQTVTEVKHYTDRLFSFKMTRPASMRFRSGEFVMIGLMGDPNPDTGKVKPLLRAYSIASPSWDEELEFYSIKVQDGPLTSKLQHIKVGEQVILRPKPVGTLVHDALIPGKRIWFFATGTGFAPFASLLREPQTYEDYDEVIITHTCREVGELTYGRDLIEALKDDELLNEVIGEGFWKKIKYYPTTTREESPKMGRITDLMRSGEAFEDLGVPPLNPESDRAMICGNMAFNLELKEMFEEYGLVEGANSNPQHYVVEKAFLD; translated from the coding sequence ATGACAGAAATGAAGCCCGTGACAGATACAAGCACAGCAACCAAAGCCGTTCCCGCCCTGCCCGATGCGCAGACCGTGACCGAAGTGAAGCACTACACAGACCGCCTGTTCAGCTTTAAAATGACCCGCCCCGCATCCATGCGGTTCCGCTCGGGTGAATTTGTGATGATCGGTCTGATGGGTGATCCGAACCCAGACACGGGCAAGGTTAAGCCGCTATTGCGTGCGTATTCCATCGCCTCCCCTAGCTGGGACGAGGAATTGGAATTCTATTCCATCAAAGTGCAAGACGGCCCGCTGACATCCAAGTTGCAGCACATCAAAGTTGGTGAGCAAGTCATCTTGCGCCCCAAGCCTGTTGGCACACTGGTGCATGACGCATTGATCCCGGGCAAGCGTATCTGGTTCTTTGCAACCGGCACTGGCTTTGCGCCTTTCGCATCCTTGCTGCGCGAACCACAGACTTATGAAGACTACGACGAAGTCATCATCACGCACACCTGTCGCGAAGTTGGCGAATTGACCTATGGCCGCGACCTGATCGAGGCGCTCAAAGATGATGAGCTGCTGAACGAAGTGATCGGTGAAGGGTTCTGGAAGAAGATCAAGTATTATCCGACCACCACACGTGAAGAGAGCCCGAAGATGGGCCGTATCACGGACCTCATGCGTTCTGGCGAAGCATTCGAAGACCTTGGCGTGCCACCGCTGAACCCAGAAAGCGACCGTGCGATGATTTGCGGGAACATGGCGTTCAACCTTGAGCTCAAAGAGATGTTCGAGGAATACGGCCTGGTTGAGGGCGCGAATTCCAACCCACAACACTACGTGGTTGAGAAAGCCTTCCTAGACTAA
- a CDS encoding TIGR00730 family Rossman fold protein — protein MSPTFSVCVYCGSRDGTDPAYAQAATDCGTMLAKNGWRLVYGAGDVGLMGRVARAAQIGGGDTFGVIPQHLMDWEVGKTDLTTFIVTETMHERKKVMLMNANAVVVLPGGAGSLDELFEALTWRQLELHDKPVFVINTNGYWDPLLTMIDHMIDNGFADASLRGYVEVVSDIGALETALSKHVA, from the coding sequence ATGTCCCCTACCTTTTCAGTCTGCGTCTATTGTGGGTCTCGTGATGGAACGGACCCAGCTTATGCGCAGGCCGCCACCGATTGCGGGACAATGCTCGCCAAGAACGGTTGGCGATTGGTTTACGGTGCGGGCGATGTCGGATTGATGGGTCGTGTCGCACGTGCGGCCCAGATCGGCGGCGGTGATACGTTCGGCGTTATCCCTCAGCACTTAATGGATTGGGAAGTGGGCAAAACCGACCTCACGACCTTTATCGTGACTGAAACCATGCATGAACGTAAAAAAGTCATGCTGATGAACGCCAATGCAGTCGTCGTTCTACCGGGTGGCGCCGGAAGCCTTGATGAACTGTTCGAAGCCCTCACATGGCGACAGCTTGAATTGCATGACAAACCCGTCTTTGTGATCAATACCAATGGGTACTGGGATCCGCTCCTGACAATGATCGATCACATGATCGACAATGGATTCGCAGACGCAAGCCTGCGTGGATATGTTGAAGTGGTGTCGGATATTGGCGCGCTGGAAACCGCGCTGTCAAAACACGTGGCTTAG
- a CDS encoding AGE family epimerase/isomerase, with product MTKDAQYWSNWFWDTFFADWLSVVQDDQGGVFDFLDLDGASDLSSGKTVLAQARSLFTFAHAALATGNPVFIDAARKQADIVRSFEKSKGLYRAKMTRDGQPSDAPEDSFARSYDQTFIILGFVTWNKIVPSAENAVLIEDCWAALQSDLTDPATGLLRNDDSGADTGPAQNPHMHLYEACLQGFQMTQDAVWLSRAAGLREIGLKHFMDEDSGTIAEFLTPDLKPLQGANGQRREVGHQCEWAWLLLEEAELAQIDAPKTAAARLIAFTNQHGFARNGLFSGAVYDAVSAQGAVVENSFLMWPQTEAIKILSSRHRAGDPAAGEQAQHLMCLMFERWFTEYRFFINQLDANGTVIWGEGLTRLMYHIVIAMTEGAKAGLWEIPQT from the coding sequence ATGACAAAAGACGCACAGTATTGGTCGAACTGGTTTTGGGACACGTTCTTTGCCGATTGGCTTTCGGTTGTTCAGGACGATCAAGGCGGGGTCTTTGATTTTCTCGATCTAGACGGTGCGTCTGATCTCTCGTCTGGCAAAACCGTTCTTGCGCAGGCGCGCAGTCTTTTCACGTTTGCCCATGCCGCATTGGCGACGGGCAATCCGGTCTTCATTGACGCTGCCCGCAAGCAGGCCGACATTGTGCGCAGTTTTGAAAAATCGAAAGGCTTGTACCGCGCCAAAATGACACGGGACGGGCAACCGAGCGACGCCCCTGAGGATAGTTTCGCACGCAGCTACGACCAGACCTTTATCATTCTGGGCTTTGTGACGTGGAACAAGATTGTTCCGTCCGCTGAAAATGCTGTTCTGATCGAAGATTGTTGGGCTGCGCTACAGTCTGATCTAACGGACCCAGCCACGGGTCTTTTGCGCAATGATGATAGCGGTGCAGATACAGGACCCGCGCAAAACCCACATATGCACCTTTATGAAGCCTGCCTTCAGGGGTTCCAAATGACGCAAGACGCGGTTTGGTTATCACGCGCCGCTGGATTGCGCGAAATTGGGTTGAAGCACTTCATGGATGAGGACAGCGGAACAATCGCTGAGTTCTTGACGCCAGACCTGAAGCCATTGCAGGGGGCGAACGGACAGCGCCGCGAAGTCGGGCATCAATGCGAATGGGCGTGGTTATTGCTTGAGGAGGCCGAGCTTGCGCAGATCGACGCCCCAAAAACCGCCGCTGCGCGTTTGATTGCATTCACCAACCAGCATGGGTTTGCGCGTAATGGCCTGTTTAGCGGTGCGGTTTATGATGCGGTGTCCGCGCAGGGGGCAGTTGTTGAAAACAGTTTCCTAATGTGGCCACAGACCGAAGCGATCAAGATCCTCTCATCCCGTCATCGTGCGGGCGACCCAGCGGCAGGTGAACAGGCGCAACATCTGATGTGCCTGATGTTCGAGCGCTGGTTCACTGAGTATCGTTTCTTCATCAACCAGCTTGATGCGAATGGCACCGTCATTTGGGGCGAAGGGCTAACCCGCCTGATGTACCACATCGTCATTGCAATGACCGAAGGGGCCAAGGCAGGTCTATGGGAAATACCCCAGACCTAA
- a CDS encoding DUF934 domain-containing protein, translating to MSVIVTDTGFSNDDWQTGWVALTDIAANDCAKLAVDLASDAEPSDLAECLQKIDMIRIDFPSFADGRGFTIAAQLRRMGFTGRLRARGHVIADQYAMARRSGFDEVEISDDLAARQSEDQWLARADWKAHDYQARMRG from the coding sequence ATGAGTGTGATCGTAACCGACACAGGGTTTAGCAACGATGACTGGCAGACCGGATGGGTCGCTTTGACAGACATTGCGGCCAATGATTGTGCTAAGCTGGCTGTGGACCTTGCGTCAGATGCCGAACCATCCGATTTGGCAGAATGCCTGCAAAAGATCGACATGATCCGCATTGATTTCCCGTCTTTCGCGGATGGGCGTGGCTTTACGATTGCTGCGCAGTTGCGTCGCATGGGGTTCACGGGACGCCTTCGCGCGCGTGGTCACGTGATTGCGGATCAATACGCAATGGCGCGGCGTTCTGGGTTTGATGAGGTCGAGATTTCCGATGATCTGGCCGCGCGTCAGTCTGAGGACCAATGGCTGGCCCGTGCGGACTGGAAAGCACACGATTACCAAGCACGTATGCGCGGCTAA
- a CDS encoding phosphoadenylyl-sulfate reductase, producing the protein MPLDGQLSTLNRVYKDKDAQDVLEHALNNFGDMALVSSFGAESVVLLHMAAQINPDVPVLFIDTEMLFAETLEYQRDVAAQLGLTDVRAIRAKRETLFEKDNENLLHLHDTDACCALRKTEPLQRALQGFDGWVSGRKRVQGGDRQALEYFEIERPLGRLPRAKVNPLAHWDRDDLQDYIKAHNLPRHPLVAKGYPSVGCSPCTTKVKTGEDARAGRWRDQSKTECGIHFGANGAVRAS; encoded by the coding sequence ATGCCGCTTGATGGTCAACTTTCCACGCTCAACCGCGTCTACAAAGACAAAGATGCGCAGGACGTCCTTGAACACGCGCTGAACAACTTTGGCGACATGGCTTTGGTCAGCTCGTTTGGTGCGGAAAGCGTTGTTTTACTGCATATGGCTGCACAAATTAACCCTGACGTGCCGGTTTTATTCATCGACACTGAAATGCTGTTTGCCGAAACGCTTGAGTACCAGCGCGATGTTGCGGCCCAACTTGGCCTGACAGACGTGCGTGCTATCCGTGCCAAGCGCGAAACACTGTTTGAGAAAGACAACGAAAACCTGCTGCATCTTCACGACACAGATGCCTGCTGTGCCCTGCGCAAAACAGAACCACTTCAACGCGCGCTGCAAGGGTTCGACGGTTGGGTTTCTGGGCGCAAGCGCGTCCAAGGTGGCGATCGTCAGGCGCTCGAGTACTTTGAGATCGAACGTCCATTAGGCCGCCTGCCACGCGCCAAGGTAAACCCGTTGGCCCATTGGGACAGGGATGATCTGCAGGACTATATCAAGGCGCATAACCTGCCGCGCCACCCGCTTGTCGCCAAAGGCTACCCATCCGTTGGATGTTCGCCTTGCACGACAAAAGTAAAGACCGGCGAAGACGCACGTGCGGGCCGCTGGCGCGATCAAAGCAAGACGGAATGTGGCATCCACTTCGGAGCCAACGGCGCCGTTCGAGCCTCCTGA
- a CDS encoding XdhC family protein produces the protein MNDLGGLPKLALDWHLSGQGAVLATVVETWGSAPRPAGSQLAIRADGHMEGSVSGGCVEGAVIVEAMDALNDGKQRLLDFGVSDDEAFAVGLACGGRIRVLVEPVGGALPVDVLTKLVATREASESIAYVADLHGEARSLVGCGSYPDRFRLDRSGVEEDGQTFVAVHNPPLRMIIVGGVHIAQHLAPMARACGYDVTLVDPRTSFASPARFPDVTIIEEWPDAALEQLGLDARTAVVTLTHDPKLDDPAIMTALRSDVFYLGCLGSTRTHAKRVTRLNDAGFSDELERINAPVGLDIGGRSVAEIAVSIIAQVTQALRQG, from the coding sequence TTGAACGATCTAGGCGGGCTTCCAAAACTGGCCCTTGATTGGCATCTAAGTGGGCAAGGCGCGGTCCTTGCAACTGTCGTTGAGACATGGGGATCCGCACCAAGGCCCGCGGGCAGCCAACTGGCCATTCGCGCCGACGGGCATATGGAGGGGTCCGTTTCAGGAGGCTGCGTTGAAGGCGCGGTTATCGTTGAGGCGATGGACGCCCTGAATGACGGAAAACAGCGGCTTTTGGATTTTGGCGTCAGTGATGATGAGGCCTTTGCCGTCGGTTTGGCCTGCGGTGGTCGCATACGCGTACTGGTTGAGCCTGTCGGTGGGGCGTTGCCCGTCGATGTTTTGACCAAATTGGTCGCGACGCGCGAAGCCAGCGAATCCATAGCCTATGTCGCTGATCTGCACGGGGAAGCACGGTCATTGGTCGGTTGTGGTTCTTACCCAGACCGGTTTCGCTTGGACCGGTCCGGCGTGGAAGAGGACGGCCAGACGTTCGTCGCCGTTCACAACCCGCCTTTGCGCATGATCATCGTTGGTGGCGTACATATTGCCCAACACTTAGCGCCCATGGCGCGGGCTTGTGGGTATGACGTTACTTTGGTGGATCCACGCACAAGTTTTGCATCACCTGCGCGGTTTCCGGATGTAACGATCATAGAAGAATGGCCCGATGCAGCACTTGAGCAACTGGGCCTTGATGCACGCACGGCAGTTGTCACACTAACCCATGATCCGAAACTGGACGACCCCGCGATCATGACCGCGCTGCGCTCGGATGTATTTTACCTTGGGTGCTTGGGGTCCACGCGCACCCATGCGAAGCGGGTGACACGGTTGAATGACGCAGGTTTTAGCGATGAACTTGAGCGGATCAATGCGCCAGTTGGCTTGGACATTGGCGGGCGTTCGGTTGCGGAAATTGCCGTCAGCATTATCGCGCAAGTGACGCAGGCGTTACGCCAAGGGTAG
- a CDS encoding LysM peptidoglycan-binding domain-containing protein — protein MQTKYQMIGGGAVVAVAIGAAIYLRPLPQDADSVPEAVAEPAAQEVVVVAQPAETVEETAPVAEPVPVPPLLLTDLRFEPDGGFVVSGTGQPNTAVAVMIDGVEVERVMSGADGAFSFVGFVGHSDSPRTMTVVSNPDGDSVEADRTFVLAANPAPVVVAAVEEVIPEVTEVDETAEEAEEPENVEIPEETEVAEEVETPEETEALEVAEAPDALEAPEEPEVAETTAPASPATPAIIAITPEGVDVVQAPVAADTPPEVMSNVALDTITYDLEGDVILRGRAIGEGGYVQVYVNNAPVSRLPIDANGTWRGDLPDVDTGVYTLRIDEVDVEGDVVSRIETPFLREDPADVIEAMAEDVANPEFTVATRTVQPGATLWAIAEERYGSGVLYFKVFEANRDRIRDPDLIYPGQVFMVPEDDAESSN, from the coding sequence GTGCAGACGAAATACCAAATGATCGGCGGCGGCGCCGTGGTTGCTGTCGCAATTGGCGCGGCGATTTACTTGCGCCCGTTGCCGCAAGACGCGGATAGCGTGCCTGAGGCAGTTGCTGAACCTGCCGCTCAAGAGGTGGTCGTTGTTGCGCAACCCGCTGAAACTGTTGAGGAAACAGCACCGGTCGCTGAGCCGGTACCCGTTCCACCGTTGCTGTTGACCGATTTGCGGTTTGAACCTGATGGCGGCTTTGTGGTCTCTGGCACGGGGCAGCCAAACACCGCAGTCGCTGTGATGATTGATGGTGTCGAAGTTGAACGGGTGATGTCCGGCGCGGATGGTGCGTTTTCGTTTGTCGGTTTTGTGGGCCATTCCGACAGCCCGCGTACAATGACAGTCGTTAGCAACCCTGACGGTGATAGCGTTGAAGCAGACCGAACGTTCGTGTTGGCCGCAAATCCTGCGCCGGTTGTTGTTGCTGCTGTGGAAGAGGTCATTCCAGAAGTCACCGAAGTTGATGAAACCGCCGAAGAAGCCGAAGAACCTGAGAATGTTGAAATACCGGAGGAAACTGAAGTAGCTGAGGAAGTTGAAACGCCTGAGGAAACTGAAGCACTTGAAGTTGCTGAAGCACCAGACGCTCTTGAGGCGCCCGAGGAACCAGAGGTCGCTGAAACAACCGCCCCAGCCAGCCCAGCGACACCCGCGATCATCGCCATTACACCTGAAGGCGTGGATGTTGTTCAGGCTCCGGTTGCCGCGGACACGCCGCCCGAGGTGATGTCCAACGTTGCACTTGATACGATCACCTATGATTTAGAAGGCGATGTGATCCTGCGCGGCCGCGCTATCGGGGAGGGCGGGTATGTGCAGGTTTACGTGAACAACGCTCCCGTTAGCCGCTTACCCATTGATGCCAACGGGACATGGCGTGGCGATTTGCCGGATGTTGATACGGGCGTGTACACGCTGCGAATCGATGAGGTCGACGTTGAGGGCGATGTTGTCAGCCGCATTGAAACCCCGTTCCTGCGTGAAGACCCAGCCGATGTGATCGAAGCGATGGCCGAAGATGTCGCAAATCCTGAATTCACAGTTGCAACGCGCACGGTTCAACCTGGGGCGACGCTCTGGGCGATTGCTGAGGAACGATATGGATCGGGCGTTTTGTATTTTAAAGTGTTCGAGGCCAACCGCGACCGCATCCGCGACCCTGACCTGATCTATCCGGGGCAGGTGTTTATGGTTCCTGAAGACGATGCCGAGAGTTCAAATTGA
- the infC gene encoding translation initiation factor IF-3 encodes MARRPHNAPPQRDTGPRVNDRIRAPEIRLIGADGENAGVVTPERAMQMADDAGLDLVEISPNASPPVCKIMDFGKFKYETQKREAEARKKQKIIEIKEVKFRPNTDTNDYDVKMRNVFKFLDNGDKVKITLRFRGREMAHQNLGRELLERVAEDTKEHGKIENFPKMEGRQMVMIIGPLPQK; translated from the coding sequence ATAGCCCGCAGACCTCATAATGCGCCTCCACAGCGCGACACCGGCCCCCGCGTAAATGACCGCATTCGCGCACCCGAAATCCGTCTCATCGGAGCGGATGGCGAAAACGCCGGCGTCGTAACGCCTGAGCGCGCGATGCAAATGGCAGATGATGCCGGCCTCGACTTGGTTGAGATCTCTCCGAACGCATCGCCGCCCGTGTGTAAGATCATGGACTTCGGCAAGTTCAAGTATGAGACGCAGAAACGCGAGGCCGAAGCCCGCAAGAAGCAAAAGATCATCGAGATCAAAGAGGTTAAGTTCCGCCCGAACACGGACACCAATGACTACGACGTCAAAATGCGCAACGTTTTCAAATTTCTGGACAACGGCGACAAAGTAAAGATTACTTTGCGGTTCCGTGGTCGCGAAATGGCGCACCAGAACCTTGGCCGCGAGCTGCTGGAGCGTGTTGCTGAAGACACCAAAGAGCACGGCAAGATTGAGAACTTCCCGAAGATGGAAGGCCGCCAGATGGTCATGATCATCGGGCCATTGCCGCAAAAATAA
- a CDS encoding glycosyltransferase family 2 protein, whose translation MAKHQYTILSMMKDEGHSLVEWVAYHKHIGFDNICVYTNNCGDGTDEMLIRLQELGWVQHFRNDVPEGKKPQPNALALASANPEITDSDWVLTMDADEFVSIKCGDGMISDVMDRLPPQTDALAITWRFFGSSEVTPWNPGLVTETYTKGAPDRFRKGWGVKSMFKPREHIKFGIHRPTNKPGKIEQLGEDADILKHWVNGSGQPMPESFQQKGWRSTGRTLGYGLIELNHYAVKSYEAYLLRRLRGNVNNKEDKYNAGYFAIFDRNEEEHLNVQRHSKALHETIAEILADPIMRELQDKALDFHASRVERLRSLGEYDPWIVELKKASAVEITGLDEVLFTQHLPKVWQEKIKEMQASGIDDATIAKMVARSVGIKAEEDARNEDVFDAARPTQKGDNRPVSREKEKEKAPKLNAKVNPESAAPKYRTTILSMMKDEGHSLVEWVAYHKHIGFENICVYTNNCNDGTDKMLMRLQELGHVQHFRNDVPEGKRPQMNALSLAGRNPEVMLSEWVLVMDADEFLTVKTGEGKIDDLLDVMNPDAQAMAITWRFFGSSGVTDWNPGLVIENYSHAADDGFRKGWGVKTLFKPYADIKLGIHRPSIRKLNHRPENAKALLDQLWVNGSGDPLPDEFSLSGWRSTRPTIGYDIAEMNHYAVKSYEAYLLRRVRGNVNNKEDKYNAAYFAYFDRNESTPGSIDRHIPTVQKMVDDILSDPQMRQLQDEALDYHAGRVNMLRDNGEYDHWLSELKEASTIDVDALKESVIFTQHLPKSAQAEVTRLKEAGVADDDIRAFITSLRTASKGASRSNLIAQAKGEAVADDKTPSEDDTDARTSAAEATASADALIAALSKKKSRKDLNQKAANQ comes from the coding sequence ATGGCTAAACACCAGTATACAATTTTGTCGATGATGAAGGATGAAGGCCACTCGCTCGTTGAATGGGTCGCCTACCACAAGCACATCGGCTTCGATAACATCTGCGTTTACACAAACAACTGCGGCGACGGCACGGATGAGATGCTTATTCGCCTGCAAGAGCTTGGTTGGGTCCAGCACTTCCGCAATGACGTCCCAGAAGGCAAAAAACCCCAACCGAACGCCTTGGCCTTGGCGTCGGCAAATCCCGAAATTACAGACTCTGACTGGGTTCTCACAATGGACGCAGACGAGTTTGTGTCCATCAAGTGCGGCGACGGCATGATCTCTGATGTGATGGACCGCCTGCCCCCACAAACGGATGCCCTTGCGATCACATGGCGGTTTTTCGGCTCGTCCGAAGTGACGCCATGGAATCCTGGACTGGTCACCGAGACATACACAAAAGGCGCACCAGACAGGTTCCGCAAAGGCTGGGGCGTTAAGTCCATGTTCAAGCCGCGCGAGCACATCAAGTTTGGCATTCACCGCCCCACCAACAAACCTGGAAAGATCGAACAACTTGGCGAAGACGCCGATATTCTGAAGCACTGGGTCAATGGATCCGGCCAGCCAATGCCCGAAAGCTTTCAGCAAAAAGGCTGGCGTTCTACGGGTCGCACGCTGGGCTACGGGCTGATCGAACTGAACCACTATGCCGTCAAAAGCTACGAGGCTTATTTGTTGCGCCGTTTGCGCGGTAACGTAAACAACAAAGAAGACAAGTATAACGCCGGTTATTTCGCGATCTTTGACCGCAACGAAGAAGAACATCTGAATGTGCAGCGCCACAGCAAAGCGTTACATGAAACGATTGCCGAAATCCTCGCTGATCCAATCATGCGTGAACTACAAGACAAGGCGCTGGACTTTCATGCGTCTCGCGTAGAACGCCTTCGCAGCCTTGGTGAATATGATCCATGGATCGTCGAGCTGAAAAAGGCGAGTGCCGTTGAAATTACGGGTTTGGATGAAGTTTTGTTCACCCAACACTTGCCCAAGGTCTGGCAGGAAAAAATCAAAGAGATGCAGGCCAGCGGTATTGACGACGCGACGATCGCAAAAATGGTCGCCCGCTCTGTCGGTATTAAGGCCGAGGAAGACGCGCGCAACGAAGATGTCTTTGATGCTGCTCGACCGACCCAAAAGGGCGACAATCGACCTGTGTCGCGTGAAAAAGAGAAAGAAAAGGCACCCAAACTCAACGCGAAGGTCAACCCAGAATCTGCGGCCCCCAAATACCGCACGACCATCCTTTCGATGATGAAAGACGAAGGTCATAGCCTTGTCGAATGGGTCGCCTATCACAAGCACATCGGCTTCGAAAATATCTGTGTCTACACCAACAACTGTAATGACGGCACCGACAAGATGTTGATGCGATTGCAGGAATTGGGACACGTTCAACATTTCCGAAATGACGTACCCGAAGGCAAACGCCCCCAGATGAACGCGCTGTCCCTTGCGGGTCGCAATCCTGAGGTGATGCTGAGCGAATGGGTTTTGGTGATGGATGCCGACGAGTTCCTGACCGTTAAGACCGGCGAAGGGAAAATTGACGACCTGCTGGATGTGATGAACCCAGATGCGCAGGCAATGGCCATTACGTGGCGCTTTTTCGGGTCGTCTGGTGTTACAGATTGGAACCCCGGCCTTGTGATCGAAAACTACAGCCATGCGGCTGACGACGGATTTCGCAAAGGTTGGGGGGTTAAGACCCTCTTCAAACCCTACGCGGATATTAAACTCGGAATTCACCGCCCCTCGATCCGCAAGTTGAACCACCGCCCAGAGAACGCCAAAGCATTGCTCGATCAGCTTTGGGTCAACGGGTCTGGCGATCCATTACCAGATGAATTCTCTTTGTCGGGTTGGCGTTCTACTCGGCCCACGATTGGGTATGACATTGCTGAAATGAACCACTACGCGGTTAAAAGCTACGAGGCCTATTTGCTGCGTCGTGTGCGTGGCAATGTGAACAACAAAGAAGACAAGTATAACGCCGCCTATTTCGCCTATTTTGACCGGAATGAATCCACACCCGGATCCATTGACCGCCACATCCCTACGGTCCAAAAAATGGTCGACGACATTCTAAGCGACCCACAAATGCGCCAACTGCAAGACGAAGCATTGGATTATCATGCTGGCCGCGTGAATATGCTGCGTGACAACGGTGAATATGATCATTGGCTTTCAGAACTGAAAGAAGCCTCTACGATTGATGTGGATGCGCTGAAAGAGTCGGTGATCTTTACACAGCACTTGCCCAAGTCCGCACAGGCCGAAGTAACACGCCTGAAAGAAGCCGGCGTCGCCGATGATGACATTCGCGCATTTATCACGTCGCTGCGCACCGCATCCAAAGGCGCCAGCCGCAGCAACCTCATCGCGCAAGCGAAAGGGGAAGCGGTTGCCGATGACAAAACACCGAGCGAGGACGACACAGACGCCCGCACAAGCGCTGCAGAAGCGACCGCATCTGCAGATGCGCTCATCGCAGCCCTCTCAAAAAAAAAGTCTCGAAAAGACCTAAACCAGAAAGCAGCAAACCAATGA
- a CDS encoding superoxide dismutase, translating to MAFELPDLPYAHDALAAHGMSAETMEFHHDMHHNAYVTNGNKLIEGTEWAGKSLEDIITGTYDASATAQNGIFNNISQLWNHNQFWEMMGPNSGAMPSELEAAIKESFGSVDEFKSQFSAAGAGQFGSGWAWLVKNADGSLAVTKTENGVNPLCFGQTALLGCDVWEHSYYIDFRNARPKYLTNFLDNLVNWENVASRM from the coding sequence ATGGCTTTTGAACTTCCTGATCTTCCATATGCCCACGACGCACTTGCAGCACACGGCATGTCCGCTGAAACAATGGAATTCCACCACGACATGCACCACAACGCATACGTCACCAACGGCAACAAGCTGATTGAGGGCACTGAGTGGGCTGGTAAATCCCTCGAAGACATCATCACGGGTACATACGATGCATCTGCAACTGCGCAGAACGGCATCTTCAACAACATCTCTCAGCTTTGGAACCACAACCAGTTCTGGGAAATGATGGGCCCGAACTCTGGCGCAATGCCGTCCGAGCTCGAAGCCGCCATCAAAGAGAGCTTCGGCTCTGTTGACGAATTTAAATCACAGTTCTCCGCAGCAGGTGCAGGCCAGTTCGGTTCCGGTTGGGCATGGCTTGTGAAGAACGCTGACGGTTCCTTGGCTGTGACCAAGACAGAAAACGGCGTGAACCCATTGTGCTTCGGCCAGACTGCACTGCTTGGTTGCGACGTATGGGAGCACTCCTACTACATCGATTTCCGCAACGCGCGCCCGAAGTACCTTACAAACTTCCTCGACAACCTTGTGAACTGGGAAAACGTCGCATCCCGCATGTGA